TTAAACCAGTCCGATCCATGTGTCCAAATCGCAGCGGAAGAAAATGGCGAGCATGTAATTATGTGCGCTGGTGAAATTCATCTGGAACGTTGTCTCAAAGACTTACGAGAAAGATTTGCTAAAATTGAAATACAAGCTTCCCAACCAATTGTTCCTTTCCGTGAAACGACAATTGCAGGTCCCGATATAACTGCCAAGGACAAGGAGACTCCAGTCGGGTTTGTAAGTACATCCGTCGCATCTGGTGGTATTCAGATAAAGCTTTCTGTAACTCCATTATCTAGTGATTTAGTGAACTTCTTATTGAAtcatgaaaaaacaatcgAGTCATTTATGCATAATATTtcgaaaaaaggaaaaaatggCGATAATGACTGTTCCGACGTTCAAAAgcagaaagaagaaattcttAGTTCAGAAGACTTTGTTATAAGTATTCATAAATTGTTATCTGAGGCGTCCCCAGATAATAACATTGTTGAATACCTTGACTCGATAATGTCTTTTGGTCCAAAGCGAGTAGGCCCCAATATCTTAATCGATAAGACCGGATTGATGAAAACGGTACGCCAGGAAAGTGATGGATCTAGGCTTATTCCCTTTGATCTTGGTGAGTATATTGCTACTGCCTTTCAGATTTCTACGCAGCAAGGACCACTATGTGCCGAACCTGTACAAGGCATCTGTGTTTCCGTTGAATCTattgaaatagaaaatgcTGAAAAAGATAATGAATTGCTTACTATCGGTAACCCACAGATCCCTGGGCAAGTTATTTCCGCTGTACGTGAGGCAATTAAACAAGGATTCCTTGCCTGGTCGCCAAGGTTATTACTTGCTATGTATTCGTGCGATGTCCAGGCTACTGCTGAAGTTTTGGGCAGAGTATATGGCGTGGTTACCAAGAGGAGAGGTCGGATTGTAGAcgaagaaatgaaagaaggaaCTCCATTTTTTGTTGTAAAAGCTGTGATTCCTGTTGTGGAATCGTTTGGTTTTGCAGTTGAGATTTTAAAGCGTACATCTGGTGCTGCGTATCCCCAACTCATTTTCCACGGATTCGAAATGCTTGACGAGAATCCATTTTGGGTTCCCAcaacagaagaagaattagaGGATTTGGGTGAACTCGCTGATCGTGAAAATATTGCAAAACGCTATATGTTGAATGTTCGAAGAAGGAAGGGTTTACTTGTCGAACAAAAAGTAGTagaaaaagctgaaaagCAGAGAACTTTAAAACATTAGAACTAAACAAGTcgaaaataatttatttgataTTACAAGTATGAATCGGGAAAAAATGTTTCGGAAAAAGTTATGTACAGAagtttttaataaattttggaattttatgtttattGGTATTCCAACTTTGTTACAGAATTAAAACCGACAAAAACTACAAATATAAGGCACTTCACATCAGAAGCAATTTGGATTTCAGATCCCTCCataataatatattatGAACTCATTTAATTAGcgaaatttttaatttagaTGCGTCGCGCTTAttaatataaacaaaaaccacTACTactcaaaaaataatttgcttttacctataatttttcaatgaaacAATGTGAAGGCCATATTGACGATGCTGAGAAGGATAAAGTTATCTTTGATGTActggaagaaaatcaagaagTAGATGATGAAGCTACCTTGAAACGGCGCTTGGCTGGACCTTCAGTGCTGAAATCCGGTCAAGAGAGTGTGAATcaggaaaaaataaatgaaattatttatGCGGCTTCTAAAGGAAGTAAGTATTTTGAGGCAGAACAGAAAAGAGACCTTGAACTTCGAAATAGAATTGAGCGTGTACAAAAGGAGGTAAAAGAATATTATCGTAAACTTGAATGCGATAAGGCTTTTCAAAGGGAATGGGCTGAACGGACTGATGAGATTGACAGCTATATGGAAGAACTCCGATCTAGTCGTGATTTAAGTCAAGTAATTGTGCATGTAGATTGCGACGCATTCTATGCATctattgaagaattgagaAACGAAAATCTAAAGAATGTTCCAATGGCCGTTGGCAAAGGTGTTTTATGTAAGATATACTTCAGGAAATCGAATTCAAGCAGCATAGCTAACTGCACAGGTACTGCAAACTATATGGCTAGAAAGTTTGGTGTGCGATCAGCCATGCCGGAATTCATTGCAAGAAAATTGTGCCCAGAGCTAGTCGTTATTCCTCTGAACATTCCAGAGTATGCAAAAAAATCGAAGGAAATACAGGATGTACTGGCGCAGTATGATCCGAATCTTTGCCCGGCTAGTATCGATGAAGTTTACATGAATTTAACTCCGTACATGGATCGACAGGAATTTACTAAGGATGAGGATACTATGCAGAAAGTCGTTATggaaataagaaataatGTGTTGGAAGCTACTGGTGTCAGTGTCAGTTGCGGAATTGCTGTTAACAAGTTACTTGCTAAAATAGCTAGTAACATGAAGAAGCCGAATGATCAATTTATTGTTTCAAATGAAGCAGAAgtgattgaaaaatttgtgTCTGAATTACCAACAAGAAGGGTAAGATCACGTTTCTAAATAATCTGATaagattgcttttttaCTAACCTAACAAGATTAATGGAATCGGCAGAGTATTGGAACAGGAGCTTCTCGGGCTAGATATAAAAACCTGTGGTGACATAATACATAATAGGACTATCTTGtcatatatttttaaagagaaaacttCTCAAAATTTGATACAATGCAGCTTGGGAATTGGATCCACCATTGTCGAAGATTTTGGCGACAGCAACAGAAAAAGTATCGGTTGTGAAAtaacattttcaaatgctATCACTTCTGGAGGTCTCCTGGAAAGTAAGCTACAATCCTTGTGTCAAAGTTTAGCAGATGATTTATTGAAACGAGATTTAATTGCGAATTCTATGTCAATAAAGATAAAGACCGATACCTTTCAAGTACATACAAGACAGAAAAACTTACGAGGATACATCTACAATGACACAGATCTTTTTTGCGAAGCTCTGAAACTACTGAGGATGGAATATCCATTACGATTACGGCTTTTGGGTGTTCGACTTAGCAAGTTGACCACCAAGTCAAGCTACTTTGCTTCTCAGATTGTACGTTAAACATGcatatttttgaaatgtttTCTAACGCTCcagaaattttcaaaacaaaacagtGTCCCGTGTCCTGTATGTCACAAGAATCTGGAAGATGATTTAGCGGCTGTAAATCAGCATATTGATCTTTGCCTAAATACGGAAACTGTAAAGACGGTGattaataatgaaaagaaagaattgcctctcaaaagaaagcgaaACACTATAGATGTCTTCTTCAGACATTAGTTTCCATATCAAAAGACCTCGGTATAGTATTGAATATTTTGGATACAGTATGGACGAAGAAGGTAcattgaataaaaagaagtcaaaatttatttacGTTCACAATAGATAAATAGAGTCGCTTATCCATTGGATTTCGAACATACTGAGAACCAGATTCGTAATAAATtcatgaaaaacaaagatatTTAAAGGTCGTTCTCTTAAAGCATCATTATTACAAAAGCTTTGCGCTGACGGCAAATGCAACGAATATAAAAACACTATACCTTATAAGTTGGAAGATAGTCAAAGATGTCCAgtaaaagaacaaaagaccttcagcagcagcaagcgaaacgaagaaaagaaggtgacccaatgaagaagaagagacAGAATATACGGATGTCTTTCCAGTGAATTGCATCCAAACGCCAAGAAGAGCAACGAAAACAGCAGCCACGGCAACAGAGAATACAAGACTCAAAAAACTATTGGCAGCTTTTGGAGGAGCAGCAAATGTATGAAGAATGGTAGGTTTAGGAGAGGTTTCTGCTTCGATGGATGATTCAGCTTGGAAAGCAGGAAGGGAACCAGAGTCAAAGACCAGAGAACCtaaagaaatggaagaaggaGCGGCATCACCGAAAGAACCGATCATTAGAGTAGTCAAAAGACCGTGTTCACTTTGGATCAACTCGGAGGGTAATTCAGACAAAGGCTAAATGTTTGTTAGTTATCAATTTTAATCGAAGAACGAGTGATTTAAGTCGTTTAAAGAGCGGATTCAATCACCACTACCTCTGCGAATGaggcttttctttcaaggCACATACTAATTTCAAGACTGCATCTCCCTTTGCGTTCACCTGGGCGGGGTAAACAATTGAAGCACtaggtttctttttgtcgCTAATTAATATATGGGCTTGATGAGGGACAGAAACTTCATCATCAATGGCACAGGTAAATTGTACAAGCAGTGTATCCTCTAGAGACGAGTCTAACTCAACAAAAGTATTTAAATCATCAAAtctaaataaaaacagATTAGAATGTGTGTCCAAAAGCAGCTTCTCAAGCACTTACCTATTCGTCGAACCTGTCTTTATGGAGCCGGTAGGGCTGAGGAGTTTGACGACACCCTCCTTAGCATTCCATGAGCTGCAAAGAACACCTACGACTAGGCATAACAAAGAAACGAATGAAATTACCCTCATTTGTGTATCCTGGGGATTTGTAGTGGGTAAAATGAAGCCGAATCTACTTTCTGCTTCAAGCATATTTAGCGAGGTCAAGTGTATATCACTATAGATGTTATGGCACTCCACCTTACAATTTTGAAGGTATTGGACTTTCTTTCATTGCTAAACTATTCAACACGCGAGAAACCAACTTTGTAGCTCAGCTTTGCTGAATTCGTTCCAAAGgacctttttgtttttcttcctgtacttttttttgacCTTTAAGCTTTCTTCTCTTGTGGATTCGTGGTTTTCTCAATGCAATTGCACTTTGTATTTTCACACTTGCAGAACTCATTCCGTGCTGGAAAAGCAATGGCATGCGTTCCCAACTGCAGGAGTGTTTTAGAGCTTAGTGCTGCTTTATATCATCAGGGATTCATCAGCTCAATTCAACGTGGTCATCTTCAGGGACCAGACTTGGTGCCCACGCCGACCACTAGAAGCAACGTTGCGGAAAGGAGGCTGTGGTTGTCTTTGAAGTATTATGAAGGAAAACCTGTTATGCAATATATTCGAGGAGTATCCAAGCCGAGTCGTAAAGTATACATGACCCCAAGCGAACTTataaacttttccaaaggaaGAACAGTCAGTTTTGTTCGTGGACTCGAGCCTGCTGAGGCAGCTGTTGTGGAAACGAAGAAGGGAATTATGGGAGTAGAGGACGCTATTCGTGAACAACTGGGTGGAAGTGTCTTGTGTCGCATGAAGTAAAATCCATCTTGAACCAAAAAAGTAGAAGGTTCCATTcttgcttgctttttcttcttcccttCCTTTTGAATTACCCTAGATGATGCTTTTACCCATgtgaatttttaaaatgaattctttGTTGTCACAATGGAATCAAAAGCTCCAACCtttctttctatatttttttgtacaCGCTCCTCTCTGTTGAACAACATTTCCCACCAagcatatatatattattattttgcTCCTAAAAACTATACCATTTTCCTTCTATGAACCGATTAATAATAGGAAGTGCTTGGCTTGCAATCGATTTTATTacgttcttttttcctataCCTCGAGTAATCAAACAACAGTAGAGGTGCATATCCATACACCTTCAATGAAAATCAgtcttttttatgttttcttacTTTACCATAATTCTTGTAGATTCATTCCAGTACTTACTAAAGGGTATAAAATAATACTATagcttttacttttcaatAAAGTCGCGGTGGTGTAGTTGGGAGCATGACAGACTGAAGATCTGTTGGTCACTGGTTCGATCCCGGTTCGTGacactttttttgtttttcttgaaacaGCTTTACTCTCCATTTTCCATAAATGTAGGCCACTGATTTCATCTCTAAATGCTTGTTATAAAGCAGGGACCCGGACTCGTCCATACCAGTTACTGAGATAGCCCATTTATCTTCAGGTTTCGTTTTGTGTTCATTAGTAAAATTATATTCTTGATGGTATTTCTAGAGgaagtttttttcttttatcgTCCCAGGTCTTTCTTCATACTTTCAACTCCCAAGTCAAACAAGTCACCTTTCACTCTCACGAACTCATTACATCGTAAAATCTGAATTTGGCTCTTATATTTTATTGCTGAAACccaaatttattttgtGAACCATTTTTACCTTCATTTATTCATACATCGGTCTTGTCGAATTTGCATACTGTACGAAAGCATGGAGGTTGAATTTCAACAGTTCCAGCGTGTGCTTCAAGAGCAGCAAGATAAACGAGAAAGGATTATTAGAATCTCTCGGGAAATCACAATTCAAAGTAAACGGATGATTTTTCTACTACATCAAGCATCGTCGACTGAATTTCCTTTACCATTGGAATTTGACAAAACGAAACagcataaacaaaatattcaaaaacaattagGGTTGTTAAAGCAAGAACTGGATACTCCTGATGCTGAGCGATATGCTGCATCTTGTTCTCCTGGTATCCAAGAATTTGTTGAAGCTTATGCATTTGAATATTGGCTGCAACGTCAGTCTCTTATACACCCAAAAGATCCCAAGTTCCAGACTGATCTTCAATCCTTTGATTATGTCTTGGGACTTTGCGATATGACTGGCGAAATCATGCGTTTCCTTATAACTCACGGGTCCAAGTTCGCTATGGAAGACGTTCTTTCACATGTTCAGTTTCTTCGTGAGCTGAATTTGGAATGCacgaaattaaaaaatttgagCCGCCGTTCccaaaatgaattaaagcaaaaatttGGTGTCATGGATAGCAGCATTTCAAAAGTAGAGAGTATATGTTACAGCAAAATCCTCAGAATGTCTGACCAAACATCCGTGAAAAGGGACACAGAAAATCTAGcttccaaacaaaaaaagcttcGTATTCACTAGGTTTGCGACGAGTAACATCATTTTGATGGTGAAAGTGTACAATAGATTAATTGAGACAACTAAACATATTTTCATTGTCCCCAAGATCTATGAGTTATTAATTAAGAACTATACTATTTAAAGAGCgaaataaatatgaaaacttaaaagacaaaaagaaataattgGAAGGAGTATTGGATTTTTACTCATAAACTTCATTCTCCAAGGGGAGGCCTCGGAGAAAGACTTATGTCGTGTCCTCCTGAAACAATAGTACCATctggaaaaacaaacacaaGAGGAAGAACATTGCAGGTCATTGCCTCTGTGAAAATGTGGGTCAAATCAACCAATATTGTGACACACCTagacatttttttttctgttccGTCTAAGATCGTGTAGCTCAAAGGCCCTAACTTGCCTAGCcaaatttgcaaatttgGAGACAATCCAGCTATACTTAACTGCAAAGACTTTTTGCTGGGCAAATAAACAGGTGGAGCTTCTACGTATGGCAAATCTAGGTGTCGGAGCGTAGACTGACTTTGTAGTGGCCTTATGATTGAACAATCACATTCTGAAATTCCAACAATAGTCCAACAAACAGAGTCGCGAATTTTCAGTATTTCGTCGTTAAAGGTCTCTATTGGTTCCCATTCAACCGGTACAACAGCTTCATTAGGTAAGTTTTTACATTGGGCGGAAGTTGCACCTAAAAACCATCGAGGTTGCGTGTGATCAGCCTGCATAAAGCCACTTCTTGCATTTCTATATCCCAGTGCCAAATTTgctgaaaatgaagctgAACTTTCTAAAACAATGCGGTGCATTTGATTAACATATCCATCGTCTTGAGCAATCCCATCTTTTTCCACCCGGCGGATAATTAAAGGGTCACTCATTATCTTTGAAGATTCATCTTGTAACTGAACCACGGAACCGTACCTGATCGGAACTGCTTCTAAAGAACTCTTCAGCATCCCTTCTACACTACTCTCCGGTGATGAAGATATCAAATGAATGCGTAAAGGCGCCCAGCCGTCGCTCCTCAGACAGAAATTTCCATTCTCTAATGTCGTGTATTTAGTACGAACGGTTTGTGAGTTTATTCGATTGTAGAGGTTTATGATAGATCCGGAGCGCAATGTTATGTGGCTcacctttatttttgtgCCCTTTTTAGCAGGTTTCGAAACAACGTCTATAGGGGAAGTTACCAAGTGTGATATTCTTTGGTCCGTAATTGTcgaaaataaatcaatggAAAGTTTTAGGTTTCTGGACTTTGCAGCTGCTAGACTAGATACATGCAAAGATCGAAAAACCATATAACGTTGATTGTTGTACACTTCGCTGATTGTTTGTGAATACTGACCTTCTTCATTAATGATAGAAATCTCAACTCGAAAGGATATGCCAAGCAAATTTTGGAAGGGACCTTCTATCATTAAAATAGGAGGAGGGCAAAGAAATCTCTTTTCTGATCCATACGATTTTTGGATGACAGATGCATGTCTGCATGTGATTATTATCAATTGGCTGTTAACTTCCTTGCTAGCTTCATTTAACCAAAGGTCAGTCCTTTGGTTTAGTCTGTTGTGGCAAAgcaaatcaaaatttttaCCTATTAAGTCCTGTGTAGAGCCTTTAGAAAcaatttcatcatcaatattttttcgtttcctGCTTTGCTCATTCATTGGAATACCAGGAAGACTATCAAAAACATGGCTCTTCGGATCATCTTCTAGTTTTGCTAGCATATGAGAAGAATCCGTTTCAGTTTTTTCGACATTTGTAAGCGCTGAATTCACGGCActaaataaagaaagaacttgAATTGGCACTGCTTCTGAGTTTACATTCTGGTTGATATTTTGGTCAAAGTCAAAATCACCGCGAAGAATAAGCTCATCCTTTAAATTTTCAACTGGTTAGTTGTGTTAGTCGTATTGTTTCCAAATGCAGAATGAATTCTCACACTGTTGACATCAATCTTTGACAAACAATCAGCCTAAATACACGTACTTTTGATACTGTCCAAGGAGAAAGGATCAGTTTCATTAGATTTTTGAACATTCCAGCCGTCAAAGCCTGCCATCATACACTTTGTTTTGGCAGTTCAAGCCGAgtcaattatttttttgtttagaCCTCCCTATACAGCATGCACACTTTCATATAAGtaatttttctataaaatttttaaaataattaatGAACTTCTATGCGAAAGAGCGAATGGCTTGCtatgaaaaagcaagtgaATGTAGTAGTTTGTAGGCAATTTACAAATTACCCAACTGAACCTTTCCTTTCACCAACTACTCCCACtaacaaaaagcaattggaAGCAAATATTGAcgatttatttattttttttttggaaaaaatatagGAAAAGACAGTTGTTAATCTTTGGTCTCTATTCTCAAGCATTTGATTTTTAGAATACGCAGTTTAAGTAATTACAAGGCCATTGGAATTTGTGGACGATGGACAGTGAAGAGATACTTTCTATACAATATGATCAAGATGTATACTACAAAATAGATGAAATTTCTAGGCACATTACCCAAACGATAGACttctgtaaacaaaaagctgGCGAACTGAAGTCTCAGGGTGATTCTTACTCTCATGTTAAGTGTATGTATTTATTacgtttatttatttttttgatatttgaATCTGTTCTATTTCTAACCACTGAATCTAGTTTTTGCATACTTAAATGGATTACTAGATCAACGCTCGCACGATCTCCTTTCTACCATAGATAGGAAAAAATCAGACCTTTTAGTGAGAAACCAAGAAGGATTGCCTATTGTAGACATTCATGAAGAAGTTGATGAAAATGGCAAAATAATACATTCAGATGTAAAGCCTCAAAATATTTCTTCTGTTACAGACTATGCTGATGTAATACGA
The nucleotide sequence above comes from Schizosaccharomyces osmophilus chromosome 3, complete sequence. Encoded proteins:
- the swp1 gene encoding oligosaccharyltransferase delta subunit Swp1 yields the protein MLEAESRFGFILPTTNPQDTQMRVISFVSLLCLVVGVLCSSWNAKEGVVKLLSPTGSIKTGSTNRFDDLNTFVELDSSLEDTLLVQFTCAIDDEVSVPHQAHILISDKKKPSASIVYPAQVNAKGDAVLKLPLSELPSELIQSEHGLLTTLMIGSFGDAAPSSISLGSLVFDSGSLPAFQAESSIEAETSPKPTILHTFAAPPKAANSFLSLVFSVAVAAVFVALLGVWMQFTGKTSVYSVSSSSLGHLLFFVSLAAAEGLLFFYWTSLTIFQLIRYSVFIFVAFAVSAKLL
- the tfx1 gene encoding TRAX translates to MEVEFQQFQRVLQEQQDKRERIIRISREITIQSKRMIFLLHQASSTEFPLPLEFDKTKQHKQNIQKQLGLLKQELDTPDAERYAASCSPGIQEFVEAYAFEYWLQRQSLIHPKDPKFQTDLQSFDYVLGLCDMTGEIMRFLITHGSKFAMEDVLSHVQFLRELNLECTKLKNLSRRSQNELKQKFGVMDSSISKVESICYSKILRMSDQTSVKRDTENLASKQKKLRIH
- the cbf11 gene encoding DNA-binding transcription factor, CBF1/Su(H)/LAG-1 family Cbf11; translated protein: MMAGFDGWNVQKSNETDPFSLDSIKIENLKDELILRGDFDFDQNINQNVNSEAVPIQVLSLFSAVNSALTNVEKTETDSSHMLAKLEDDPKSHVFDSLPGIPMNEQSRKRKNIDDEIVSKGSTQDLIGKNFDLLCHNRLNQRTDLWLNEASKEVNSQLIIITCRHASVIQKSYGSEKRFLCPPPILMIEGPFQNLLGISFRVEISIINEEGQYSQTISEVYNNQRYMVFRSLHVSSLAAAKSRNLKLSIDLFSTITDQRISHLVTSPIDVVSKPAKKGTKIKVSHITLRSGSIINLYNRINSQTVRTKYTTLENGNFCLRSDGWAPLRIHLISSSPESSVEGMLKSSLEAVPIRYGSVVQLQDESSKIMSDPLIIRRVEKDGIAQDDGYVNQMHRIVLESSASFSANLALGYRNARSGFMQADHTQPRWFLGATSAQCKNLPNEAVVPVEWEPIETFNDEILKIRDSVCWTIVGISECDCSIIRPLQSQSTLRHLDLPYVEAPPVYLPSKKSLQLSIAGLSPNLQIWLGKLGPLSYTILDGTEKKMSRCVTILVDLTHIFTEAMTCNVLPLVFVFPDGTIVSGGHDISLSPRPPLGE
- the kpa1 gene encoding DinB translesion DNA repair polymerase, pol kappa, whose amino-acid sequence is MKQCEGHIDDAEKDKVIFDVLEENQEVDDEATLKRRLAGPSVLKSGQESVNQEKINEIIYAASKGSKYFEAEQKRDLELRNRIERVQKEVKEYYRKLECDKAFQREWAERTDEIDSYMEELRSSRDLSQVIVHVDCDAFYASIEELRNENLKNVPMAVGKGVLCTANYMARKFGVRSAMPEFIARKLCPELVVIPLNIPEYAKKSKEIQDVLAQYDPNLCPASIDEVYMNLTPYMDRQEFTKDEDTMQKVVMEIRNNVLEATGVSVSCGIAVNKLLAKIASNMKKPNDQFIVSNEAEVIEKFVSELPTRRINGIGRVLEQELLGLDIKTCGDIIHNRTILSYIFKEKTSQNLIQCSLGIGSTIVEDFGDSNRKSIGCEITFSNAITSGGLLESKLQSLCQSLADDLLKRDLIANSMSIKIKTDTFQVHTRQKNLRGYIYNDTDLFCEALKLLRMEYPLRLRLLGVRLSKLTTKSSYFASQIKFSKQNSVPCPVCHKNLEDDLAAVNQHIDLCLNTETVKTVINNEKKELPLKRKRNTIDVFFRH
- the mrps8 gene encoding mitochondrial ribosomal protein subunit S8: MQLHFVFSHLQNSFRAGKAMACVPNCRSVLELSAALYHQGFISSIQRGHLQGPDLVPTPTTRSNVAERRLWLSLKYYEGKPVMQYIRGVSKPSRKVYMTPSELINFSKGRTVSFVRGLEPAEAAVVETKKGIMGVEDAIREQLGGSVLCRMK